Proteins found in one Mustela lutreola isolate mMusLut2 chromosome 12, mMusLut2.pri, whole genome shotgun sequence genomic segment:
- the C12H9orf50 gene encoding uncharacterized protein C9orf50 homolog isoform X5, translated as MPRRPPNPGAQQVEPQGLPGDGARRRRDPLLPRLPLPQLRSVLGAGSPGGLRASEGGGAWWPSGSSHPDVRHPSPRLPAPPTLAQRGAQNRTRLRSLLLPPLPLARASRELAPRRRGPGEREDPRRGAAREAPDSLRALLGELLPSRFREFLHHLGAECAEPRPPKSWASRPKRSVSDHSHHAPQCPHCQFLPDLRGQSSYVQNSLKKILLHQIPALGTLRRDPSQFTLKKANHRPHGAQAPRLKAVLSHSSSGQSSGQRKRFCPFRVRFADETLRDTALRYWERSCAAWPLHFSGTGSPRASKSFHLFIDQLLCAVSGNVAAPEPSCGSTQEPPGHLPEDASMKHSLPSIPRATTRRLRGDLPTWQDTDDILGLGGHHPAPGARRWNPSRPAWSCTQS; from the exons ATGCCCCGGCGTCCCCCCAACCCCGGGGCCCAGCAGGTGGAGCCCCAGGGGCTCCCCGGCGACGGCGCTCGCCGAAGGAGAGACCCGCTGCTGCCCcggctgcccctgccccagctccgcTCCGTCCTCGGCGCGGGGTCCCCCGGCGGCTTGAGGGCCTCGGAGGGCGGCGGCGCGTGGTGGCCGAGCGGGTCCTCGCACCCAGACGTGCGGCACCCCTCGCCGCGTCTACCCGCCCCGCCCACCCTGGCCCAGCGGGGGGCGCAGAACCGGACAAGGCTGCGGTCGCTCCTGCTGccgcccctgcccctggcccGTGCGTCCCGGGAACTCGCGCCCCGGCGCCGGGGGCCTGGAGAGCGCGAGGATCCCCGCAGGGGCGCGGCCAGGGAGGCCCCGGACTCCCTGCGCGCCCTCCTAGGAGAGCTTCTCCCCAGCAGGTTCCGGGAGTTCCTCCACCACCTGGGGGCAGAGTGCGCGGAACCCCGGCCGCCGA AATCCTGGGCATCACGACCAAAAAGGAGTGTGTCAGACCACAGCCACCATGCCCCCCAGTGTCCCCATTGTCAGTTCCTTCCAGACCTGCG GGGCCAGTCATCGTACGTCCAGAATAGTCttaagaagattttgctccatcaAATACCTGCCCTGGGGACCCTGAGGAGAGATCCCTCACAATTCACCCTCAAGAAGGCCAACCA CAGGCCCCACGGTGCGCAGGCCCCCAGGCTCAAGGCCGTGCTCTCCCACAGCTCCtcagggcagagctcagggcAACGTAAGCGGTTTTGCCCCTTCCGAGTGCGATTCGCTGACGAGACCCTGCGGGACACAGCGCTCCGCTACTGGGAGCGCAGCTGTGCAG CCTGGCCTCTTCACTTCTCGGGAACTGGCAGCCCCAGGGCTTCTAAGAGCTTCCATCTGTTTATTGACCAACTACTGTGTGCAGTTTCAGGAAACGTGGCTGCTCCAGAGCCTAGTTGTGG GTCCACCCAGGAGCCACCGGGTCACCTCCCTGAGGATGCCTCCATGAAACACAGCCTGCCCAGCATCCCCAGGGCCACCACACGGAGGCTGCGAGGTGACCTCCCAACCTGGCAGGACACGGATGAcatcctggggctggggggccaTCACCCTGCTCCTGGGGCCAGACGCTG GAATCCTTCCCGCCCAGCTTGGAGCTGCACCCAGTCCTGA
- the ASB6 gene encoding ankyrin repeat and SOCS box protein 6 isoform X2, which produces MPFLHGFRRIIFEYQPLVDAILGSLGIQDPERQEPLDGPSYVASEESRILVLTELLERKAHSPFYQEGVSSALLRMAELGLTRAAAVLLRSGASLNFEDPVTYYTALHIAVLRNQPDMVELLVRHGADINRRDRERPLCSTPWPAATVCRSTTLRTSGSCWKEGQMSRPPPKMGTQCSPASSSCLGRLWEGTKRRPR; this is translated from the exons ATGCCGTTCCTGCACGGCTTCCGGAGGATCATCTTCGAGTACCAGCCGCTGGTGGATGCGATTCTGGGTTCCCTGGGGATCCAGGACCCCGAGCGGCAGGAGCCCCTGGACGG GCCCAGTTATGTTGCCAGCGAGGAGAGCCGAATCCTTGTTCTCACTGAGCTGCTGGAGAGAAAGGCCCACTCTCCCTTTTACCAGGAAGGCGTGAGCAGTGCCCTGCTGAGGATGGCGGAGCTGGGGCTGACCCGGGCAGCCGCCGTTCTCCTGCGCAGCGGGGCCAGCCTCAACTTCGAAG ACCCTGTCACGTACTACACGGCCCTGCATATTGCCGTCCTGCGAAACCAGCCGGACATGGTGGAGCTACTGGTGCGCCACGGGGCCGACATTAACCGGAGGGACCGG GAAAGACCGCTCTGCTCCACGCCTTGGCCAGCAGCGACGGTGTGCAGATCTACAACACTGAGAACATCCGGCTCCTGCTGGAAGGAG GGGCAGATGTCAAGGCCACCACCAAAGATGGGGACACAGTGTTCACCTGCATCATCTTCCTGCTTGGGGAGACTGTGGGAGGGGACAAAGAGGAGGCCCAGATGA
- the C12H9orf50 gene encoding uncharacterized protein C9orf50 homolog isoform X4 translates to MPRRPPNPGAQQVEPQGLPGDGARRRRDPLLPRLPLPQLRSVLGAGSPGGLRASEGGGAWWPSGSSHPDVRHPSPRLPAPPTLAQRGAQNRTRLRSLLLPPLPLARASRELAPRRRGPGEREDPRRGAAREAPDSLRALLGELLPSRFREFLHHLGAECAEPRPPKSWASRPKRSVSDHSHHAPQCPHCQFLPDLRGQSSYVQNSLKKILLHQIPALGTLRRDPSQFTLKKANHRPHGAQAPRLKAVLSHSSSGQSSGQRKRFCPFRVRFADETLRDTALRYWERSCAAWPLHFSGTGSPRASKSFHLFIDQLLCAVSGNVAAPEPSCGPAGYRRAWASSPVSIGTGARERPEMTGEFAQNPVRSSKEEAMANVSFSWDRPGLSTQEPPGHLPEDASMKHSLPSIPRATTRRLRGILPAQLGAAPSPEAKLP, encoded by the exons ATGCCCCGGCGTCCCCCCAACCCCGGGGCCCAGCAGGTGGAGCCCCAGGGGCTCCCCGGCGACGGCGCTCGCCGAAGGAGAGACCCGCTGCTGCCCcggctgcccctgccccagctccgcTCCGTCCTCGGCGCGGGGTCCCCCGGCGGCTTGAGGGCCTCGGAGGGCGGCGGCGCGTGGTGGCCGAGCGGGTCCTCGCACCCAGACGTGCGGCACCCCTCGCCGCGTCTACCCGCCCCGCCCACCCTGGCCCAGCGGGGGGCGCAGAACCGGACAAGGCTGCGGTCGCTCCTGCTGccgcccctgcccctggcccGTGCGTCCCGGGAACTCGCGCCCCGGCGCCGGGGGCCTGGAGAGCGCGAGGATCCCCGCAGGGGCGCGGCCAGGGAGGCCCCGGACTCCCTGCGCGCCCTCCTAGGAGAGCTTCTCCCCAGCAGGTTCCGGGAGTTCCTCCACCACCTGGGGGCAGAGTGCGCGGAACCCCGGCCGCCGA AATCCTGGGCATCACGACCAAAAAGGAGTGTGTCAGACCACAGCCACCATGCCCCCCAGTGTCCCCATTGTCAGTTCCTTCCAGACCTGCG GGGCCAGTCATCGTACGTCCAGAATAGTCttaagaagattttgctccatcaAATACCTGCCCTGGGGACCCTGAGGAGAGATCCCTCACAATTCACCCTCAAGAAGGCCAACCA CAGGCCCCACGGTGCGCAGGCCCCCAGGCTCAAGGCCGTGCTCTCCCACAGCTCCtcagggcagagctcagggcAACGTAAGCGGTTTTGCCCCTTCCGAGTGCGATTCGCTGACGAGACCCTGCGGGACACAGCGCTCCGCTACTGGGAGCGCAGCTGTGCAG CCTGGCCTCTTCACTTCTCGGGAACTGGCAGCCCCAGGGCTTCTAAGAGCTTCCATCTGTTTATTGACCAACTACTGTGTGCAGTTTCAGGAAACGTGGCTGCTCCAGAGCCTAGTTGTGG TCCGGCAGGGTACCGCCGAGCATGGGCTAGCTCCCCGGTCAGCATCGGAACGGGTGCTCGGGAGCGTCCGGAGATGACCGGAGAGTTTGCCCAAAACCCCGTGCGCAGCTCCAAGGAGGAGGCCATGGCCAACGTCTCGTTCAGCTGGGACCGCCCCGGCCT GTCCACCCAGGAGCCACCGGGTCACCTCCCTGAGGATGCCTCCATGAAACACAGCCTGCCCAGCATCCCCAGGGCCACCACACGGAGGCTGCGAG GAATCCTTCCCGCCCAGCTTGGAGCTGCACCCAGTCCTGAAGCCAAGCTGCCCTAA
- the ASB6 gene encoding ankyrin repeat and SOCS box protein 6 isoform X1, producing MPFLHGFRRIIFEYQPLVDAILGSLGIQDPERQEPLDGPSYVASEESRILVLTELLERKAHSPFYQEGVSSALLRMAELGLTRAAAVLLRSGASLNFEDPVTYYTALHIAVLRNQPDMVELLVRHGADINRRDRIHESSPLDLASEEPERLPCLQRLLDLGADVNAADKHGKTALLHALASSDGVQIYNTENIRLLLEGGADVKATTKDGDTVFTCIIFLLGETVGGDKEEAQMISRFCFQVTQLLLAHGADPSECPAHESLTHICLKGFKLHFPLLRFLLESGAAYNCSLHGASCWSGFHIIFERLCSHPGCAEDESHVDLLRKAETVLDLMVTNSQKLQLPENFDIHPVGSLAEKIRALHFSLRQLESYPPSLKHLCRVYIRLYLQPWPVDVKIKALPLPDRLKWYLLSEHSGTTDEEI from the exons ATGCCGTTCCTGCACGGCTTCCGGAGGATCATCTTCGAGTACCAGCCGCTGGTGGATGCGATTCTGGGTTCCCTGGGGATCCAGGACCCCGAGCGGCAGGAGCCCCTGGACGG GCCCAGTTATGTTGCCAGCGAGGAGAGCCGAATCCTTGTTCTCACTGAGCTGCTGGAGAGAAAGGCCCACTCTCCCTTTTACCAGGAAGGCGTGAGCAGTGCCCTGCTGAGGATGGCGGAGCTGGGGCTGACCCGGGCAGCCGCCGTTCTCCTGCGCAGCGGGGCCAGCCTCAACTTCGAAG ACCCTGTCACGTACTACACGGCCCTGCATATTGCCGTCCTGCGAAACCAGCCGGACATGGTGGAGCTACTGGTGCGCCACGGGGCCGACATTAACCGGAGGGACCGG ATCCACGAGAGCAGCCCCTTGGACCTGGCCAGTGAGGAGCCCGAGCGCCTGCCCTGCCTGCAGCGCCTCCTGGACCTCGGAGCAGATGTCAATGCGGCTGACAAGCATG GAAAGACCGCTCTGCTCCACGCCTTGGCCAGCAGCGACGGTGTGCAGATCTACAACACTGAGAACATCCGGCTCCTGCTGGAAGGAG GGGCAGATGTCAAGGCCACCACCAAAGATGGGGACACAGTGTTCACCTGCATCATCTTCCTGCTTGGGGAGACTGTGGGAGGGGACAAAGAGGAGGCCCAGATGATCAGCCGCTTCTGCTTCCAAGTCACGCAGCTGCTGCTGGCGCACGGGGCCGACCCCAGCGAGTGCCCGGCCCACGAGTCCCTCACACACATCTGCCTCAAGGGCTTCAAACTGCACTTCCCGCTCCTGCGCTTCTTGCTGGAGTCCGGAGCTGCCTATAACTGTTCACTGCACGGGGCGTCCTGCTGGTCCGGCTTCCACATCATCTTTGAGAGGCTCTGCTCCCACCCAGGCTGTGCCGAAGACGAGAGCCACGTGGACCTCCTGCGCAAAGCCGAGACCGTCCTGGATCTCATGGTGACTAATTCCCAGAAACTTCAGCTGCCTGAAAACTTCGATATCCATCCTGTGGGTAGCCTGGCAGAAAAGATCCGGGCCCTTCACTTCTCCTTGAGGCAGCTGGAGAGCTACCCTCCATCCCTCAAGCACCTGTGTCGCGTCTACATCCGGCTCTATCTTCAGCCCTGGCCCGTGGATGTGAAGATCAAAGCCCTGCCTCTGCCCGACAGGCTAAAGTGGTACCTCCTTAGTGAGCACAGCGGTACCACTGACGAGGAAATCTGA
- the C12H9orf50 gene encoding uncharacterized protein C9orf50 homolog isoform X3, with translation MPRRPPNPGAQQVEPQGLPGDGARRRRDPLLPRLPLPQLRSVLGAGSPGGLRASEGGGAWWPSGSSHPDVRHPSPRLPAPPTLAQRGAQNRTRLRSLLLPPLPLARASRELAPRRRGPGEREDPRRGAAREAPDSLRALLGELLPSRFREFLHHLGAECAEPRPPKSWASRPKRSVSDHSHHAPQCPHCQFLPDLRGQSSYVQNSLKKILLHQIPALGTLRRDPSQFTLKKANHSSGQSSGQRKRFCPFRVRFADETLRDTALRYWERSCAAWPLHFSGTGSPRASKSFHLFIDQLLCAVSGNVAAPEPSCGPAGYRRAWASSPVSIGTGARERPEMTGEFAQNPVRSSKEEAMANVSFSWDRPGLSTQEPPGHLPEDASMKHSLPSIPRATTRRLRGDLPTWQDTDDILGLGGHHPAPGARRWNPSRPAWSCTQS, from the exons ATGCCCCGGCGTCCCCCCAACCCCGGGGCCCAGCAGGTGGAGCCCCAGGGGCTCCCCGGCGACGGCGCTCGCCGAAGGAGAGACCCGCTGCTGCCCcggctgcccctgccccagctccgcTCCGTCCTCGGCGCGGGGTCCCCCGGCGGCTTGAGGGCCTCGGAGGGCGGCGGCGCGTGGTGGCCGAGCGGGTCCTCGCACCCAGACGTGCGGCACCCCTCGCCGCGTCTACCCGCCCCGCCCACCCTGGCCCAGCGGGGGGCGCAGAACCGGACAAGGCTGCGGTCGCTCCTGCTGccgcccctgcccctggcccGTGCGTCCCGGGAACTCGCGCCCCGGCGCCGGGGGCCTGGAGAGCGCGAGGATCCCCGCAGGGGCGCGGCCAGGGAGGCCCCGGACTCCCTGCGCGCCCTCCTAGGAGAGCTTCTCCCCAGCAGGTTCCGGGAGTTCCTCCACCACCTGGGGGCAGAGTGCGCGGAACCCCGGCCGCCGA AATCCTGGGCATCACGACCAAAAAGGAGTGTGTCAGACCACAGCCACCATGCCCCCCAGTGTCCCCATTGTCAGTTCCTTCCAGACCTGCG GGGCCAGTCATCGTACGTCCAGAATAGTCttaagaagattttgctccatcaAATACCTGCCCTGGGGACCCTGAGGAGAGATCCCTCACAATTCACCCTCAAGAAGGCCAACCA CTCCtcagggcagagctcagggcAACGTAAGCGGTTTTGCCCCTTCCGAGTGCGATTCGCTGACGAGACCCTGCGGGACACAGCGCTCCGCTACTGGGAGCGCAGCTGTGCAG CCTGGCCTCTTCACTTCTCGGGAACTGGCAGCCCCAGGGCTTCTAAGAGCTTCCATCTGTTTATTGACCAACTACTGTGTGCAGTTTCAGGAAACGTGGCTGCTCCAGAGCCTAGTTGTGG TCCGGCAGGGTACCGCCGAGCATGGGCTAGCTCCCCGGTCAGCATCGGAACGGGTGCTCGGGAGCGTCCGGAGATGACCGGAGAGTTTGCCCAAAACCCCGTGCGCAGCTCCAAGGAGGAGGCCATGGCCAACGTCTCGTTCAGCTGGGACCGCCCCGGCCT GTCCACCCAGGAGCCACCGGGTCACCTCCCTGAGGATGCCTCCATGAAACACAGCCTGCCCAGCATCCCCAGGGCCACCACACGGAGGCTGCGAGGTGACCTCCCAACCTGGCAGGACACGGATGAcatcctggggctggggggccaTCACCCTGCTCCTGGGGCCAGACGCTG GAATCCTTCCCGCCCAGCTTGGAGCTGCACCCAGTCCTGA
- the NTMT1 gene encoding N-terminal Xaa-Pro-Lys N-methyltransferase 1 isoform X1 — protein sequence MTSEVIEDEKQFYSKAKTYWKEVPPTVDGMLGGYGHISSIDISSSRKFLQRFLREGPNKTGTSCALDCGAGIGRITKRLLLPLFRVVDMVDVTEDFLVKARTYLGEEGKRVRNYFCCGLQDFSPEPSSYDVIWIQWVIGHLTDQHLAEFLRRCKQGLRPNGIIVIKDNMAQEGVILDDVDSSVCRDLEVVHRIVRSAGLSLLAQERQENLPDEIYHVYSLALR from the exons ATGACAAGTGAAGTGATAGAAGACGAGAAACAGTTCTATTCGAAGGCCAAGACGTACTGGAAGGAAGTCCCGCCCACCGTGGACGGCATGCTCGGGGGGTACGGCCACATCTCCAGCATCGACATCAGCAGCTCCCGGAAGTTCCTGCAGAGGTTTTTGAGG gaaggcccGAACAAGACGGGGACCTCCTGCGCCCTGGACTGCGGAGCCGGCATAGGTAGGATCACCAAGAGGCTGCTGCTGCCGCTCTTCAGAGTGGTGGACATGGTGGACGTGACTGAAGACTTTCTGGTTAAAGCCAGGACGTACCTGGGAGAGGAGGGCAAGCGGGTGAGGAACTACTTCTGCTGCGGCCTCCAGGACTTCAGCCCTGAGCCCAGCTCCTACGATGTCATCTGGATCCAGTGGGTGATCG GCCACCTGACTGACCAGCACCTGGCCGAGTTCCTGCGGCGCTGCAAGCAGGGCCTGCGCCCCAACGGCATCATTGTCATCAAAGACAACATGGCGCAGGAGGGTGTGATCCTGGATGACGTGGACAGCAGCGTGTGCCGGGACCTCGAGGTCGTCCACAGGATCGTCCGCAGCGCGGGCCTCAGCCTCCTAGCCCAGGAGCGCCAGGAGAACCTCCCTGATGAGATCTACCATGTCTATAGCTTGGCTCTGAGATGA
- the C12H9orf50 gene encoding uncharacterized protein C9orf50 homolog isoform X1 produces MPRRPPNPGAQQVEPQGLPGDGARRRRDPLLPRLPLPQLRSVLGAGSPGGLRASEGGGAWWPSGSSHPDVRHPSPRLPAPPTLAQRGAQNRTRLRSLLLPPLPLARASRELAPRRRGPGEREDPRRGAAREAPDSLRALLGELLPSRFREFLHHLGAECAEPRPPKSWASRPKRSVSDHSHHAPQCPHCQFLPDLRGQSSYVQNSLKKILLHQIPALGTLRRDPSQFTLKKANHRPHGAQAPRLKAVLSHSSSGQSSGQRKRFCPFRVRFADETLRDTALRYWERSCAAWPLHFSGTGSPRASKSFHLFIDQLLCAVSGNVAAPEPSCGPAGYRRAWASSPVSIGTGARERPEMTGEFAQNPVRSSKEEAMANVSFSWDRPGLSTQEPPGHLPEDASMKHSLPSIPRATTRRLRGDLPTWQDTDDILGLGGHHPAPGARRWNPSRPAWSCTQS; encoded by the exons ATGCCCCGGCGTCCCCCCAACCCCGGGGCCCAGCAGGTGGAGCCCCAGGGGCTCCCCGGCGACGGCGCTCGCCGAAGGAGAGACCCGCTGCTGCCCcggctgcccctgccccagctccgcTCCGTCCTCGGCGCGGGGTCCCCCGGCGGCTTGAGGGCCTCGGAGGGCGGCGGCGCGTGGTGGCCGAGCGGGTCCTCGCACCCAGACGTGCGGCACCCCTCGCCGCGTCTACCCGCCCCGCCCACCCTGGCCCAGCGGGGGGCGCAGAACCGGACAAGGCTGCGGTCGCTCCTGCTGccgcccctgcccctggcccGTGCGTCCCGGGAACTCGCGCCCCGGCGCCGGGGGCCTGGAGAGCGCGAGGATCCCCGCAGGGGCGCGGCCAGGGAGGCCCCGGACTCCCTGCGCGCCCTCCTAGGAGAGCTTCTCCCCAGCAGGTTCCGGGAGTTCCTCCACCACCTGGGGGCAGAGTGCGCGGAACCCCGGCCGCCGA AATCCTGGGCATCACGACCAAAAAGGAGTGTGTCAGACCACAGCCACCATGCCCCCCAGTGTCCCCATTGTCAGTTCCTTCCAGACCTGCG GGGCCAGTCATCGTACGTCCAGAATAGTCttaagaagattttgctccatcaAATACCTGCCCTGGGGACCCTGAGGAGAGATCCCTCACAATTCACCCTCAAGAAGGCCAACCA CAGGCCCCACGGTGCGCAGGCCCCCAGGCTCAAGGCCGTGCTCTCCCACAGCTCCtcagggcagagctcagggcAACGTAAGCGGTTTTGCCCCTTCCGAGTGCGATTCGCTGACGAGACCCTGCGGGACACAGCGCTCCGCTACTGGGAGCGCAGCTGTGCAG CCTGGCCTCTTCACTTCTCGGGAACTGGCAGCCCCAGGGCTTCTAAGAGCTTCCATCTGTTTATTGACCAACTACTGTGTGCAGTTTCAGGAAACGTGGCTGCTCCAGAGCCTAGTTGTGG TCCGGCAGGGTACCGCCGAGCATGGGCTAGCTCCCCGGTCAGCATCGGAACGGGTGCTCGGGAGCGTCCGGAGATGACCGGAGAGTTTGCCCAAAACCCCGTGCGCAGCTCCAAGGAGGAGGCCATGGCCAACGTCTCGTTCAGCTGGGACCGCCCCGGCCT GTCCACCCAGGAGCCACCGGGTCACCTCCCTGAGGATGCCTCCATGAAACACAGCCTGCCCAGCATCCCCAGGGCCACCACACGGAGGCTGCGAGGTGACCTCCCAACCTGGCAGGACACGGATGAcatcctggggctggggggccaTCACCCTGCTCCTGGGGCCAGACGCTG GAATCCTTCCCGCCCAGCTTGGAGCTGCACCCAGTCCTGA
- the C12H9orf50 gene encoding uncharacterized protein C9orf50 homolog isoform X2 encodes MPRRPPNPGAQQVEPQGLPGDGARRRRDPLLPRLPLPQLRSVLGAGSPGGLRASEGGGAWWPSGSSHPDVRHPSPRLPAPPTLAQRGAQNRTRLRSLLLPPLPLARASRELAPRRRGPGEREDPRRGAAREAPDSLRALLGELLPSRFREFLHHLGAECAEPRPPKSWASRPKRSVSDHSHHAPQCPHCQFLPDLRGQSSYVQNSLKKILLHQIPALGTLRRDPSQFTLKKANQPHGAQAPRLKAVLSHSSSGQSSGQRKRFCPFRVRFADETLRDTALRYWERSCAAWPLHFSGTGSPRASKSFHLFIDQLLCAVSGNVAAPEPSCGPAGYRRAWASSPVSIGTGARERPEMTGEFAQNPVRSSKEEAMANVSFSWDRPGLSTQEPPGHLPEDASMKHSLPSIPRATTRRLRGDLPTWQDTDDILGLGGHHPAPGARRWNPSRPAWSCTQS; translated from the exons ATGCCCCGGCGTCCCCCCAACCCCGGGGCCCAGCAGGTGGAGCCCCAGGGGCTCCCCGGCGACGGCGCTCGCCGAAGGAGAGACCCGCTGCTGCCCcggctgcccctgccccagctccgcTCCGTCCTCGGCGCGGGGTCCCCCGGCGGCTTGAGGGCCTCGGAGGGCGGCGGCGCGTGGTGGCCGAGCGGGTCCTCGCACCCAGACGTGCGGCACCCCTCGCCGCGTCTACCCGCCCCGCCCACCCTGGCCCAGCGGGGGGCGCAGAACCGGACAAGGCTGCGGTCGCTCCTGCTGccgcccctgcccctggcccGTGCGTCCCGGGAACTCGCGCCCCGGCGCCGGGGGCCTGGAGAGCGCGAGGATCCCCGCAGGGGCGCGGCCAGGGAGGCCCCGGACTCCCTGCGCGCCCTCCTAGGAGAGCTTCTCCCCAGCAGGTTCCGGGAGTTCCTCCACCACCTGGGGGCAGAGTGCGCGGAACCCCGGCCGCCGA AATCCTGGGCATCACGACCAAAAAGGAGTGTGTCAGACCACAGCCACCATGCCCCCCAGTGTCCCCATTGTCAGTTCCTTCCAGACCTGCG GGGCCAGTCATCGTACGTCCAGAATAGTCttaagaagattttgctccatcaAATACCTGCCCTGGGGACCCTGAGGAGAGATCCCTCACAATTCACCCTCAAGAAGGCCAACCA GCCCCACGGTGCGCAGGCCCCCAGGCTCAAGGCCGTGCTCTCCCACAGCTCCtcagggcagagctcagggcAACGTAAGCGGTTTTGCCCCTTCCGAGTGCGATTCGCTGACGAGACCCTGCGGGACACAGCGCTCCGCTACTGGGAGCGCAGCTGTGCAG CCTGGCCTCTTCACTTCTCGGGAACTGGCAGCCCCAGGGCTTCTAAGAGCTTCCATCTGTTTATTGACCAACTACTGTGTGCAGTTTCAGGAAACGTGGCTGCTCCAGAGCCTAGTTGTGG TCCGGCAGGGTACCGCCGAGCATGGGCTAGCTCCCCGGTCAGCATCGGAACGGGTGCTCGGGAGCGTCCGGAGATGACCGGAGAGTTTGCCCAAAACCCCGTGCGCAGCTCCAAGGAGGAGGCCATGGCCAACGTCTCGTTCAGCTGGGACCGCCCCGGCCT GTCCACCCAGGAGCCACCGGGTCACCTCCCTGAGGATGCCTCCATGAAACACAGCCTGCCCAGCATCCCCAGGGCCACCACACGGAGGCTGCGAGGTGACCTCCCAACCTGGCAGGACACGGATGAcatcctggggctggggggccaTCACCCTGCTCCTGGGGCCAGACGCTG GAATCCTTCCCGCCCAGCTTGGAGCTGCACCCAGTCCTGA
- the NTMT1 gene encoding N-terminal Xaa-Pro-Lys N-methyltransferase 1 isoform X2, whose protein sequence is MVDVTEDFLVKARTYLGEEGKRVRNYFCCGLQDFSPEPSSYDVIWIQWVIGHLTDQHLAEFLRRCKQGLRPNGIIVIKDNMAQEGVILDDVDSSVCRDLEVVHRIVRSAGLSLLAQERQENLPDEIYHVYSLALR, encoded by the exons ATGGTGGACGTGACTGAAGACTTTCTGGTTAAAGCCAGGACGTACCTGGGAGAGGAGGGCAAGCGGGTGAGGAACTACTTCTGCTGCGGCCTCCAGGACTTCAGCCCTGAGCCCAGCTCCTACGATGTCATCTGGATCCAGTGGGTGATCG GCCACCTGACTGACCAGCACCTGGCCGAGTTCCTGCGGCGCTGCAAGCAGGGCCTGCGCCCCAACGGCATCATTGTCATCAAAGACAACATGGCGCAGGAGGGTGTGATCCTGGATGACGTGGACAGCAGCGTGTGCCGGGACCTCGAGGTCGTCCACAGGATCGTCCGCAGCGCGGGCCTCAGCCTCCTAGCCCAGGAGCGCCAGGAGAACCTCCCTGATGAGATCTACCATGTCTATAGCTTGGCTCTGAGATGA